From a region of the Mycobacteroides saopaulense genome:
- the sepX gene encoding divisome protein SepX/GlpR translates to MPSIPQSVLWIGLVVLWLFVLVPMLINKRDVVKRTSDVALATRVLNGKAAKLLRRTGPAAGHRSDPDFRREDIDELEDEDDEESTGVIASAPSDEDKDAAQAVKAMAVRKVRPETKIEADEPVDVDVIDEDATALPAGEAELSDELEDLEEAPVAETDSGTYEYVDDTSGLAIPAEPTRERHQAPPVYSSSRRRRFDPEVMAKENARKFAFRKRVLMGLVGAMALAGVVAATASSTAWWACGALGVMAVLYLGYLRRQTRIEEQLRRRRAARYQRARVVGVENVGDRELDVVPQRLRRPGAAVLEIDDEDPVFEHLDYYDEPRQYRMPHAVGQ, encoded by the coding sequence ATGCCGAGCATCCCCCAATCGGTGTTGTGGATCGGACTGGTCGTGCTGTGGCTGTTCGTTCTGGTGCCGATGCTGATCAACAAGCGTGACGTGGTCAAACGCACCAGCGACGTGGCCCTCGCCACGCGAGTCCTGAACGGGAAGGCCGCCAAGCTGCTGCGCCGCACCGGCCCCGCCGCAGGTCACCGCAGCGACCCGGACTTCCGCCGCGAGGACATCGACGAACTCGAGGACGAGGACGACGAAGAGTCGACCGGAGTCATCGCGAGCGCGCCGAGCGACGAGGACAAGGACGCCGCCCAGGCCGTGAAGGCAATGGCTGTGCGCAAGGTTCGCCCCGAGACGAAGATCGAAGCCGACGAGCCCGTCGACGTCGATGTGATCGATGAGGATGCGACCGCACTGCCCGCTGGCGAGGCCGAGCTGTCCGACGAGCTTGAGGACCTGGAAGAGGCGCCCGTCGCTGAAACCGATTCGGGCACCTACGAGTACGTCGATGACACCTCGGGTCTGGCCATTCCGGCCGAGCCGACGCGGGAACGTCATCAGGCTCCGCCGGTGTACAGTTCGTCGCGCCGGCGCCGGTTTGACCCCGAGGTCATGGCCAAGGAGAACGCGCGCAAGTTCGCGTTCCGTAAGCGCGTGCTGATGGGTCTGGTCGGGGCGATGGCCCTGGCCGGTGTGGTGGCCGCCACCGCGAGCAGCACCGCATGGTGGGCCTGCGGCGCACTCGGCGTGATGGCCGTGCTCTACCTGGGCTACCTGCGTCGTCAGACCCGCATCGAGGAGCAGCTGCGCCGTCGCCGTGCCGCGCGTTACCAGCGTGCGCGTGTGGTCGGTGTGGAGAACGTCGGAGATCGCGAGCTAGATGTGGTGCCGCAGCGTCTGCGCCGCCCGGGAGCCGCCGTCCTCGAAATCGATGACGAGGACCCGGTTTTCGAGCACCTGGATTACTACGACGAGCCGCGGCAGTACCGCATGCCGCACGCCGTCGGCCAGTAG
- a CDS encoding N-acetylmuramoyl-L-alanine amidase: protein MVLSDRWRMLPGLRRTSAAVALVVLAISGVKVASDHTMPGIGFSTVQTAAADPTGPTGGPGGDGGMNGSQFQPPALPPQQPDYQGGINQPPLDQNSGISIYNSGNPQAPQQVPGQQGSQPQQGVDQPAHGTQIPDYSTAPGYTQGPGQSNPDYQAPQQGNQPQQGQQPEQGTQNQQPSQDDQQDQTRQKECEQQAEDYGILQEFVSLAKSGVGGAGSVFKKPDRGWQPAFQCSTCPPNQQKPQSKNGPCDWPVIGGLFCETVTGTAQPDPNATPTKPKEPECKLPDFNPIEMRQAPGSNPHESSRGGKPIKWIILHTESPPVHLPSGEVDPSDPGILGKTAQQLGEYLWADHQDAQGNDTSVSYHWVVDSFGNVVSNIPESAASWSAANANPQSININFAGSGIGWDRRTWTVDNAKALDMAAFITARAAKQNGIPLNFIQADGSGVAPTQPGIAEHAAGGADWGDHHDVGKGFPWDVFQRQVEQYMKCLPS, encoded by the coding sequence ATGGTCCTGAGTGATCGTTGGCGTATGTTGCCGGGTTTGCGTAGGACATCGGCTGCGGTGGCCCTGGTGGTGCTTGCAATCAGTGGGGTGAAGGTCGCCAGCGACCACACGATGCCCGGTATTGGGTTTTCGACGGTGCAGACCGCGGCCGCGGACCCGACTGGTCCCACAGGGGGGCCTGGTGGAGATGGCGGTATGAACGGCTCGCAGTTCCAGCCACCTGCCCTACCTCCGCAGCAGCCCGACTACCAGGGCGGAATCAATCAGCCGCCGCTGGACCAGAACTCCGGTATCAGCATTTACAACAGCGGCAATCCGCAAGCACCGCAACAAGTTCCGGGTCAGCAAGGCTCACAGCCTCAGCAAGGCGTGGATCAGCCCGCCCATGGCACGCAGATCCCCGATTACTCCACCGCACCCGGATACACCCAAGGGCCTGGTCAATCCAATCCCGACTATCAAGCACCGCAACAAGGCAACCAGCCTCAACAAGGCCAGCAGCCTGAGCAGGGGACGCAGAATCAGCAGCCGAGTCAAGATGATCAGCAAGATCAAACGCGGCAAAAGGAATGCGAGCAGCAAGCCGAGGATTACGGAATTCTGCAGGAATTCGTCAGCCTTGCAAAATCCGGTGTGGGTGGCGCGGGCAGTGTGTTCAAGAAGCCGGATCGCGGCTGGCAGCCAGCCTTTCAATGCTCTACCTGCCCACCCAACCAGCAGAAGCCTCAATCGAAGAACGGCCCCTGCGACTGGCCAGTGATCGGTGGCCTGTTCTGCGAAACGGTCACCGGTACAGCCCAACCAGATCCCAACGCCACGCCCACCAAGCCCAAAGAGCCTGAGTGCAAACTGCCGGACTTCAATCCGATAGAGATGCGCCAAGCCCCCGGTAGCAATCCGCATGAGAGTTCTAGGGGCGGCAAGCCGATCAAGTGGATCATTCTGCATACCGAGTCACCACCGGTTCATCTGCCCAGCGGTGAAGTAGATCCATCTGACCCGGGAATTCTCGGCAAGACGGCTCAGCAACTGGGCGAGTACCTGTGGGCCGATCATCAGGATGCGCAGGGAAACGACACGAGCGTCTCCTACCATTGGGTAGTTGATAGCTTCGGCAACGTGGTATCGAACATTCCGGAGAGTGCCGCCTCCTGGTCGGCCGCCAATGCCAATCCGCAGTCGATCAATATCAACTTTGCAGGTTCGGGTATTGGCTGGGACAGGCGAACTTGGACCGTCGATAATGCGAAAGCACTTGATATGGCGGCGTTCATTACCGCTCGTGCTGCGAAGCAAAATGGCATACCGCTTAACTTCATCCAGGCCGATGGATCGGGCGTGGCTCCGACTCAGCCAGGGATCGCCGAGCACGCCGCGGGCGGCGCAGACTGGGGTGACCACCACGACGTAGGGAAGGGGTTTCCGTGGGACGTATTCCAACGGCAGGTGGAGCAATACATGAAATGTCTACCGTCATGA
- a CDS encoding LppU/SCO3897 family protein, protein MRAVVALTCWTVSSCGSPAEAPSQTVPATASSQQDSTDFSKIPGQFPSPASLTANGEGEAPVGGCVNLSGPAVNAVLTLVDCGSQQYTYRIVQRVNRSRECGDADHSYYHNSKDTGQYTACLDLAWDKDLCLNLGQPVTKVACDDPKAPERYKPIKVVLNTTAVDACPNGGYAHPQRRFTVCTQRQP, encoded by the coding sequence GTGCGTGCTGTTGTTGCCTTGACCTGCTGGACAGTTTCGTCGTGCGGTTCTCCGGCCGAAGCTCCTTCGCAGACGGTGCCCGCTACGGCGTCCTCTCAACAGGATTCGACGGACTTCTCTAAGATTCCGGGCCAGTTTCCGTCGCCTGCTTCGCTGACGGCCAATGGTGAAGGCGAGGCGCCTGTCGGTGGCTGTGTGAATCTATCGGGGCCTGCCGTCAACGCAGTTTTGACACTGGTCGATTGCGGGTCACAGCAGTACACATACCGGATCGTGCAGCGCGTGAACAGATCTCGTGAGTGCGGCGATGCCGATCATTCCTACTATCACAATTCCAAGGACACTGGACAGTACACCGCGTGTCTTGATCTGGCATGGGACAAGGACTTATGCCTCAATCTAGGGCAGCCAGTCACAAAGGTCGCCTGCGATGATCCGAAAGCGCCCGAGAGATACAAGCCGATCAAGGTTGTTCTCAACACCACCGCTGTCGATGCCTGCCCGAATGGCGGGTATGCCCATCCGCAGCGCCGATTCACCGTATGTACTCAGCGCCAACCCTGA